CTGCGCAGGCGGTGGCGGCAAGTCGTTGGCCTTTGCCGCGGCCATGCAGAACCAGGGGCAGATCAACGCCTATGATGCCGACCGCCGCCGGCTGGCGCCGATTGTCGAGCGCATGCGCCGCGCCGGTGCAGAGATCATCCAGATCCGGGAACGTCCGTCAAACCTGGCCGGGCTCGAGTTGCAGATGGACCGGGTGCTGATTGACGCGCCCTGCACAGGAACCGGCACCTGGCGCCGTCGTCCCGATGCCAAGTGGCGGATTTCCGACAAGAACATCGCTGATCGCATGGCCGATCAGGACAAGGTGCTTGATGCCGCCGCCGTTTATGTGCGTCCCGGCGGAGAACTGGCCTATGTCACCTGCTCGCTGTTACCTGAGGAAAACACCGATCGGGTCAAGGCGTTCTTGCAGCGTCATCCCGAATTTGAAACCATCAGCCTCAAGCAGCGTTGGGGCAGCGTGGCGGCGGATCCCGATGCGCCGGTTCCCTATGCGGACCAGAATCTGGGGCTGTTGCTGTCGCCACGGCGTACCGGCACAGACGGATTTTATTTCGCCGGCTTCAGACGCAAGATCTGACAGCCTTCAGGGGTGGTGAGGTCTGCGCAGCGCACTAGATGATGGATCTTGACCGACAAAAGGTGGAATTATGACCAAATCGCATGCGCTGACGCTGATCCTGTTTGTCGTCCTGACCGTCGCCGCCGGTAGCCTGGTCGGATATTCATCAATTCCGGGCCCTTGGTACCAAGACCTGCAAAAGCCGGCCTTCAATCCGCCGAACTGGATCTTTGGACCCGTCTGGACCGCACTCTACGTACTCATTGGCATCGCCGGTGCGCGGGTCTATATCCGCGAACGCGGCAATTGGCTGCCCAAAATCTGGTTCCTGCAGATGGCGCTGAACCTCGTCTGGTCACCGATTTTCTTTACGTTGCACAGGCCGGATCTGGCGCTGGCGGTACTGGTTGCCATGCTGCTGGCGATCCTGACCTTTATCGCAATGGCCTGGTCCCGCGACCGTCCTTCAGCACTGCTGTTTCTGCCCTATGCGGCTTGGGTAAGCTTCGCCGGCCTGCTCAACGGCGCAATCTGGTGGCTAAACCCGCTCTAAGCTGGTCATCATCGAAAATTCGCTTGCCGTTTGACCGCCTGCTTGGCACCTTCGCACCTGCGAAAGGAATTGCCGCATGAATGAGAGGCCAGACGAGAATTTCCGCCAACGCGTGACCGACAGCTTTGCCCGTCAGAACGCCATGCGCACCATCGGCGCAGCGCTGACCAGCGTTGAATATGGCGTTGTCGAGATCGAAATGCCGTTTCGCGACGACCTGACCCAGCAACATGGCTTTCTTCATGCTGGCATTCTGTCGGCTGCGCTCGATTCGGCCTGCGGCTACGCGGCACTTTCGGTGATGCCCGAGGAAGCCGCGGTTCTGACCATCGAATTCAAGATCAACCTCATGTCGCCGGGCAGGGGCGAGCGCTTTCTGTTTCGCGGCGAGGTCACCAAGCCGGGCAGCACCATCATTGTCAGCGACGGACGCGCCTATGCCATCGGCGACGGACCGGCCAAGCTGATAGCCTCGATGACCGGCACCATGATGGTGGTGCGTGGACGTGAGGGAATTGCTGGATGAAGGGCGAAATCAAGCAGGTCGGAGACCGCCGCATTCTCTATGTGATGGCGGCCGCGCCCGAATATGGCCCGCATCTCAAGGCCCGTTTTCAACCGCTTTTGACCGGCGTTGGCCCGGTCGAGGCGGCAATGAGAGTGGCTGCACGTCTGGCGGGTCTTGCCGGCGAGCCGGTCGACGGGCTGATCTGCCTGGGCTCCGCCGGTTCCCGCACGCTCGAGCAGACCGCGATCTACCAGGCTTCCTCGGTGAGCTACCGCGACATGGATGCAAGCCCGCTCGGCTTTGAGAAGGGTCGCACCCCGTTTCTGGATCTGCCCGCCACGCTCGCCCTGCCGGTGCTTGCACAGGAGATCCCCACAGCGCGGCTATCGACCGGGGCCAACATCGTGTCCGGCGCAGGCTACGACCTGATTGATGCCGACATGGTTGACATGGAAACTTTTGCGGTGCTGCGGGCGGCAAGCCTGTTTGATATCCCCGTCATCGGCCTGCGCGGCATATCCGATGGAAAGGCAGACCTCACACATGTCGACGACTGGACCGAATATCTGCATGTGATTGACGAAAAACTGGCGCAAGCGGTGGATCGCATAGAGCAGGCGATTGCATCCGGCGCGGCTTTGGCTTAATCGCTCGCCATGAACGATATCCTCCACACCACCCATCCCGATTCCATTCTGATTATCGATTTCGGTAGTCAGGTGACGCAGCTCATTGCCCGCCGGGTGCGCGAAGCCGGCGTGTATTGCGAAATCGTCCCGTTCCAGCTCGCCGATGAAGGCTTTGAGCGGATGCAGCCGAAAGGCGTGATCTTCTCGGGCGGTCCCGATTCTGTCACCCGCGAAGGCTCACCGCGCGCGCCGCAGGCGGTGTTTGATTCAGGCGTTCCGATCCTTGCCATCTGCTACGGTCAGCAGACCTTGTGCACACAGATCGGCGGCAGCGTCGAAGGCGGTCATCACCGCGAATTCGGCCGCGCCGACGTCGAGATACTCAAAGCCTCGCCGCTGTTTGAAGGTTTCTGGGAAGTCGGCAAGAAATACCCGGTCTGGATGAGTCATGGCGACCGCGTCACCCGGCTCCCGGACGGTTTCGAGGTTATCGGCACCTCACCGAACGCGCCGTTTGCCATCTCGGTCAATGAAGACAAGCGTTATTACACCACCATGTTCCATCCCGAAGTGGTGCACACGCCCGATGGCGCAAAGCTGCTATCCAATTTCGTGCACAAAATCGTTGGCCTGAAAGCCGATTGGTCGATGGCTGCCTACCGCGCCGAGATGGTTCAGAAGATCCGAGACCAGGTTGGTTCCGGCAAGGTCATCTGCGCATTGTCCGGCGGCGTGGATTCTTCCGTTGCAGCGCTTTTGATCCATGAAGCCATCGGCGACCAACTGAGCTGCATCCTGGTCGATCACGGCCTGATGCGGATGAATGAGGCTGCCGATGTCGTTGCCATGTTCCACGAACACTACAATCTCAACCTGAAAATGGTGGATGCGTCTGACCGGTTCATTTCGCAGCTTGAGGGCGAAGCCGATCCCGAAACCAAGCGCAAAACCATTGGCCGGCTGTTCATCGAGGTCTTCGAGGAAGAAGCCAGGAAGATCGGCGGCGCCGATTTCCTTGCTCAAGGCACGCTCTATCCCGACGTCATCGAAAGCGTCTCGTTCTCCGGCGGTCCTTCGGTGACGATCAAGTCGCACCACAATGTCGGCGGCCTGCCTGAACGCATGAACATGCAACTGGTTGAACCCTTGCGCGAATTGTTCAAGGACGAGGTCCGGGCACTGGGCCGCGAACTCGGCCTGCCTGACAGCTTTATCGGCCGTCATCCGTTCCCCGGACCGGGCCTGGCAATCCGCTGCCCCGGCGGCATCTCCCGCGAAAAGCTCGACATCCTGCGCCAGGCCGATGCGATCTATCTCGACGAAATCCGCAAGGCCGGCCTGTATGACACCATCTGGCAGGCTTTTGCCGTGCTGCTGCCGGTGCAGACCGTTGGCGTGATGGGCGATGGACGGACTTACGAGTTCGTCTGCGCGCTGCGCGCCGTCACCTCGGTTGATGGCATGACTGCGGATTTCTTCCCCTACGACATGGATTTCCTCGGCAAGACCGCGACCCGGATCATCAACGAGGTCAAGGGCATCAACCGCGTCGTCTACGATGTCACCTCCAAGCCGCCCGGCACCATCGAGTGGGAGTAGGTTTTTAGGCGGCTGAAGGCAGGGAAAAATGAAGATACTGATTACTGGCAATCTTGGTTATCTGGGGCCAGTCGTGGTCCGTCACCTCAGGGAAACCATCAAGGATGCCTATATCGTCGGCTACGACACGGGCTATTTTTCCCACTGCCTGACCACCAGCGATCGGCTGGCGGACACAATGTGCGATCAACAGGTGTTTGGAGATTTGCGCGACATAACTAGGGAATTTGTTTCCCAGTTCGATGGCATTGTCCTGCTGGCGGCGATTTCCAATGACCCGATGGGCGAGAAGTTTGCCGAGGTCACCGATGAAATCAATCACAAGGGCTGCCTCAACGTCATCGAGAAGATTGATGATCTGTCGTCAAAAACCATCGTGTTTGCCTCAAGCTGTAGCATGTATGGCGCAGGTGGCGATGAGCCAAGGAAAGAGACCGACACGCTGAACCCGCTGACGGCCTATGCGCGGTCCAAGGTTGATGTCGAACAGGCACTTGAGAATATGGCGGCCCACAAGCCGGTGATTACCTCGCTGAGGTTTTCGACCGCGTGCGGAATGAGCGATCGGCTGCGTCTTGATCTGGTTCTCAATGATTTCGTAGCCTCTGCCATGCTCAAGGGCGAGATCGAAGTCTTGAGCGACGGTACGCCCTGGCGGCCACTGATTGCGGTCAAGGACATGGCGCGGGCGATAGAATGGGCGTTGCTGAGAAAGGCCGATAATGGCGGCCATTATCTGGCGGTCAACGTCGGATCGGACGAATGGACCTATCAGATTAAGCAGCTCGCAAGGGCTGTGGGCGAGATCATTCCGGACGTGAATGTGAAAATCAACAGCGCCGGTCAGCCCGACAAGCGATCCTACAAGGTTGATTTCACATCCTACAAGAAGCATGCCCCACATCACCAGCCGCAGTGCTCACTGGAGGATACGGTCAAGGAATTGGTCGATGGGATTGCTCAAATCTCCGGTATTCCGCAAAATTTTCGTGATTCGGGATATGTGCGATTGTCGGTGCTGAACGATCTGATCGAGAAAAAGCTTCTGAATTCCAAATTATACTGGAATTGAAAGGTTAGGCATGTCCGTCATCATCTATGGCATCAAGAACTGCGACACCATGAAGAAGGCTCGGGCCTGGCTCGCTGATCATGGTGTCGAGGCCGCGTTTCATGATTACAAGAAGATGGGTGTTGACCGCACCCATCTGGAGCGCTGGTGCAAGGAAGCTGGCTGGGAAACCGTTCTCAACCGCGCCGGAACCACTTTCCGCAAGCTCGATGACGCCGACAAGCAGGATCTCGACACCGACAAGGCGATCGCCCTGATGCTGGCTCAGCCATCAATGATCAAACGGCCGGTGCTTGAGGCTGATAGCCGGATCATCATCGGTTTCAAGCCTGACCTCTATGAGCAGTT
This DNA window, taken from Hoeflea algicola, encodes the following:
- a CDS encoding TspO/MBR family protein — encoded protein: MTKSHALTLILFVVLTVAAGSLVGYSSIPGPWYQDLQKPAFNPPNWIFGPVWTALYVLIGIAGARVYIRERGNWLPKIWFLQMALNLVWSPIFFTLHRPDLALAVLVAMLLAILTFIAMAWSRDRPSALLFLPYAAWVSFAGLLNGAIWWLNPL
- a CDS encoding PaaI family thioesterase: MNERPDENFRQRVTDSFARQNAMRTIGAALTSVEYGVVEIEMPFRDDLTQQHGFLHAGILSAALDSACGYAALSVMPEEAAVLTIEFKINLMSPGRGERFLFRGEVTKPGSTIIVSDGRAYAIGDGPAKLIASMTGTMMVVRGREGIAG
- a CDS encoding 5'-methylthioadenosine/S-adenosylhomocysteine nucleosidase (Enables the cleavage of the glycosidic bond in both 5'-methylthioadenosine and S-adenosylhomocysteine), producing the protein MKGEIKQVGDRRILYVMAAAPEYGPHLKARFQPLLTGVGPVEAAMRVAARLAGLAGEPVDGLICLGSAGSRTLEQTAIYQASSVSYRDMDASPLGFEKGRTPFLDLPATLALPVLAQEIPTARLSTGANIVSGAGYDLIDADMVDMETFAVLRAASLFDIPVIGLRGISDGKADLTHVDDWTEYLHVIDEKLAQAVDRIEQAIASGAALA
- the guaA gene encoding glutamine-hydrolyzing GMP synthase, translated to MNDILHTTHPDSILIIDFGSQVTQLIARRVREAGVYCEIVPFQLADEGFERMQPKGVIFSGGPDSVTREGSPRAPQAVFDSGVPILAICYGQQTLCTQIGGSVEGGHHREFGRADVEILKASPLFEGFWEVGKKYPVWMSHGDRVTRLPDGFEVIGTSPNAPFAISVNEDKRYYTTMFHPEVVHTPDGAKLLSNFVHKIVGLKADWSMAAYRAEMVQKIRDQVGSGKVICALSGGVDSSVAALLIHEAIGDQLSCILVDHGLMRMNEAADVVAMFHEHYNLNLKMVDASDRFISQLEGEADPETKRKTIGRLFIEVFEEEARKIGGADFLAQGTLYPDVIESVSFSGGPSVTIKSHHNVGGLPERMNMQLVEPLRELFKDEVRALGRELGLPDSFIGRHPFPGPGLAIRCPGGISREKLDILRQADAIYLDEIRKAGLYDTIWQAFAVLLPVQTVGVMGDGRTYEFVCALRAVTSVDGMTADFFPYDMDFLGKTATRIINEVKGINRVVYDVTSKPPGTIEWE
- a CDS encoding NAD-dependent epimerase/dehydratase family protein, which codes for MKILITGNLGYLGPVVVRHLRETIKDAYIVGYDTGYFSHCLTTSDRLADTMCDQQVFGDLRDITREFVSQFDGIVLLAAISNDPMGEKFAEVTDEINHKGCLNVIEKIDDLSSKTIVFASSCSMYGAGGDEPRKETDTLNPLTAYARSKVDVEQALENMAAHKPVITSLRFSTACGMSDRLRLDLVLNDFVASAMLKGEIEVLSDGTPWRPLIAVKDMARAIEWALLRKADNGGHYLAVNVGSDEWTYQIKQLARAVGEIIPDVNVKINSAGQPDKRSYKVDFTSYKKHAPHHQPQCSLEDTVKELVDGIAQISGIPQNFRDSGYVRLSVLNDLIEKKLLNSKLYWN
- a CDS encoding ArsC family reductase — protein: MSVIIYGIKNCDTMKKARAWLADHGVEAAFHDYKKMGVDRTHLERWCKEAGWETVLNRAGTTFRKLDDADKQDLDTDKAIALMLAQPSMIKRPVLEADSRIIIGFKPDLYEQFFA